Proteins encoded by one window of Manihot esculenta cultivar AM560-2 chromosome 10, M.esculenta_v8, whole genome shotgun sequence:
- the LOC110624426 gene encoding cyanogenic beta-glucosidase: MATTMVFKHSLPLAMLVFLIGLLPLNEPAEVDDNCIPDNFNSSYFGDKFIFGTATSAYQIEGGTDQIETGRGLSVWDTFTHDTPERIKDHTNGDIAVDFYHRYGEDIKNVKKMGFKAFRMSISWPRVIPTGRISKGKNQKGIAFYHQVLDKIIQEGLEPFVTIFHWDTPQFLETEYRGFLSPNIVDDYRDYVRLLFDEFGKKVKYWMTFNEPWALSGFAYDKGVFAPGRCSSWINSQCLDGNSATEPYIVAHHLLLAHAAAVELHRSQEYKSKLKEDSKIGITLFTFWFEPLSNKRVDIEASETALDFMFGLWMEPLTYGRYPRRVKNLVGDKLHSFTERQSQLLKKSYDFIGLQYYTAYYAKPHFQVEQEFSRYETDSHVEVTALDYKDKPIGKRAYSPWFYIYPKGIRHLLKYTKERYSDPLIYITENGIDTNDIEGQPVKEAVKDTIRIDYYRNHTWNVLRAIKDDEVNVQGYFAWSYIDNFEWNIGYTSRFGLYYVDFKDPKLPRTAKDSAIWFCEFLKNKKSELCKLRPDDADVPAPAPALAPPPPPLRPIHAPPPPPPIHAPPPATPPTQPGLQMWTQSFPSESDITSGRSRKFGKYYIF; this comes from the exons ATGGCTACGACTATGGTTTTTAAACACTCTCTTCCGCTGGCAATGCTCGTCTTCCTCATAGGCCTGCTGCCTCTTAACGAGCCAGCTGAGGTTGATGATAATTGTATCCCAGATAACTTCAACAGTAGTTATTTTGGAGACAAATTCATTTTTGGAACCGCTACTTCTGCTTATcag ATCGAAGGTGGAACAGATCAAATAGAAACGGGCAGAGGATTAAGCGTTTGGGACACATTTACCCATGATACTCCAG AAAGAATAAAAGATCATACAAATGGAGATATTGCAGTTGATTTCTATCATCGTTATGGA GAAGatataaaaaatgtaaaaaagatGGGTTTTAAAGCTTTTAGAATGTCTATTTCATGGCCTAGAGTCATACCCA CTGGAAGGATTAGCAAGGGAAAGAACCAGAAAGGAATTGCTTTTTATCATCAAGTTTTGGATAAAATTATACAAGAAG GTTTGGAGCCTTTTGTTACCATTTTCCATTGGGATACTCCTCAATTCCTAGAAACTGAGTACAGAGGCTTTTTAAGCCCTAATATTGT GGATGATTATCGTGACTACGTGCGTCTTTTATTTGATGAATTTGGAAAGAAAGTAAAGTACTGGATGACTTTCAATGAACCGTGGGCTCTTAGTGGGTTTGCCTATGATAAGGGAGTTTTTGCTCCTGGTCGATGCTCATCTTGGATAAATAGTCAATGTCTTGATGGAAATTCAGCCACTGAACCTTATATAGTTGCACATCATCTACTCCTTGCTCATGCTGCAGCGGTAGAATTACACAGATCACAAGAATATAAGAGCAAA CTAAAAGAAGATAGCAAAATTGGGATTACACTCTTCACTTTTTGGTTTGAACCTCTCTCCAATAAAAGAGTTGATATCGAAGCATCTGAAACAGCTCTTGATTTTATGTTTGGATT ATGGATGGAGCCTCTAACATACGGTCGATATCCAAGGCGTGTCAAGAATTTAGTTGGAGATAAATTGCATTCATTCACTGAAAGACAGTCTCAATTACTTAAAAAATCATATGATTTTATTGGATTGCAATATTATACCGCTTACTATGCAAAACCACATTTTCAAGTTGAGCAAGAATTTAGTAGATATGAAACTGATAGTCACGTGGAAGTAACTG CTTTGGATTACAAGGATAAACCCATCGGTAAAAGG GCTTACTCACCTTGGTTTTACATTTATCCTAAAGGCATCCGACATCTCTTGAAGTATACCAAAGAAAGATACAGTGATCCATTAATTTATATCACGGAAAATG GAATTGATACTAATGATATTGAAGGACAACCGGTTAAGGAAGCGGTTAAAGATACAATCAGAATAGATTATTATCGAAACCATACATGGAATGTGCTAAGAGCAATAAA GGATGATGAAGTTAATGTCCAAGGTTACTTTGCATGGTCATACATAGACAATTTTGAATGGAATATAGGTTATACTTCAAGATTTGGTTTATACTATGTAGATTTCAAAGATCCAAAGCTGCCTAGAACTGCAAAGGATTCAGCTATTTGGTTCTGCGAGTTCCTTAAAAATAAGAAGTCAGAGCTATGTAAACTGCGTCCAGATGATGCAGATGTTCCTGCTCCTGCTCCTGCTCTTGCTCCGCCTCCGCCGCCTCTTCGTCCTATTCATGCTCCGCCGCCTCCTCCTCCTATTCATGCTCCTCCTCCTGCTACTCCTCCTACTCAACCGGGGCTTCAAATGTGGACTCAATCTTTTCCGTCTGAATCAG ATATTACTTCAGGGAGATCAAGGAAATTTGGCAAATACTATATATTTTGA
- the LOC110624599 gene encoding beta-glucosidase 12, producing MMTMAMATKHSLLFGILLLLISLLALTEPTMAVISRTDFPDDFIFGTSTSAYQIEGEANYKNRGPSVWDIFTHEYPERILDGSTGDTADDFYNTFKADIQRMKLIGLDAYRFSISWSRIIPSGRLWEGVNEQGIEFYDKIINETIANGLEPFVTIFHWDTPQTLEDKYGGFLSPNIVNDFRDYADFLFKKFGDRVKYWITLNGPWTLTEFGYDEGIHAPGHCSSWVNRQCRAGNSSTEPYIVAHNMLLSHAAAVQVYRENYQKIYKGKIGISLFSYWFEPISDQTTDQQAAKTALDFMFGLFMDPITYGQYPRSVQTLVGERLPNFTYNESQLLNGSYDFVGLQYYASYYAKANATVDPDYVRYKTDSQVTVTAYDDNGEPIGPQAYSPWLYVYPIGIRKLLNYIKNTYNDPTIYVTENGVDEFSNGTQTLQEQEDDQFRIHYLRNHTWFVLQSMRKDNVNVKGYFVWSFLDNFEWNMGYTSRFGLHYVDYENNMTRYPKASATWFCVFLKKFPVGPLCPVDPFP from the exons ATGATGACTATGGCTATGGCTACTAAGCATTCCCTTCTGTTTGGGATTCTCCTCTTGCTCATAAGCTTGTTGGCTCTTACTGAGCCAACAATGGCAGTTATTTCCCGCACAGATTTTCCAGATGACTTCATTTTTGGGACATCTACTTCTGCCTATCAG ATCGAAGGTGAAGCAAACTATAAGAATAGAGGACCTAGTGTATGGGACATATTTACACATGAATATCCAG AAAGAATATTGGATGGAAGCACTGGAGATACAGCGGATGATTTCTATAATACCTTCAAa GCAGATATTCAAAGAATGAAGCTAATTGGTTTGGATGCTTATAGATTCTCAATTTCATGGTCTAGAATAATACCCA GTGGAAGGCTATGGGAAGGAGTGAATGAGCAAGGGATTGAATTTTATGATAAGATTATAAACGAAACTATAGCAAATG GCTTAGAGCCTTTTGTAACTATTTTTCATTGGGATACTCCTCAAACCCTAGAAGATAAATATGGTGGCTTTTTAAGCCCTAATATTGT GAATGATTTTCGTGATTATGCGgattttctctttaaaaaatttggtgatCGAGTTAAATATTGGATCACTTTAAATGGACCATGGACTCTTACTGAATTCGGATATGACGAAGGCATCCATGCTCCTGGTCACTGCTCTTCTTGGGTGAATCGTCAATGCCGTGCTGGAAATTCATCCACGGAGCCCTATATAGTTGCTCATAATATGTTGCTTTCTCATGCTGCAGCTGTACAAGTATATAGAGAAAACTACCAA AAAATATATAAAGGTAAGATCGGCATATCACTTTTTAGTTATTGGTTTGAACCTATCTCCGATCAAACAACTGATCAACAAGCAGCAAAGACAGCTCTTGATTTCATGTTTGGATT gtTTATGGATCCTATAACGTATGGCCAATATCCAAGAAGCGTTCAAACTTTAGTTGGAGAGAGATTGCCAAACTTTACTTACAATGAATCTCAATTACTAAATGGATCATATGATTTTGTTGGATTGCAATATTACGCTTCATATTATGCAAAAGCAAATGCTACTGTTGATCCAGATTATGTTAGATACAAAACTGACAGTCAAGTTACCGTAACTG CTTATGATGATAATGGTGAACCCATTGGTCCACAG GCTTATTCTCCTTGGTTGTACGTTTATCCAATAGGCATTCGAAAGCTTTTAAACTACATAAAAAATACGTATAATGATCCAACAATTTATGTTACAGAGAATG GGGTTGATGAGTTTAGTAACGGGACCCAAACCTTGCAAGAACAGGAAGACGATCAATTCAGAATACATTATCTTAGAAACCATACTTGGTTTGTGCTTCAATCCATGAG GAAGGACAATGTTAATGTCAAAGGCTATTTTGTATGGTCATTTTTGGATAATTTCGAGTGGAACATGGGTTATACTTCAAGGTTCGGTTTGCATTACGTGGACTACGAAAATAACATGACAAGGTACCCCAAGGCTTCAGCTACTTGGTTCTGCGTTTTCCTTAAAAAATTTCCAGTAGGTCCTCTTTGTCCTGTGGATCCATTCCCATAA
- the LOC110624646 gene encoding beta-glucosidase 24, producing the protein MIVGMATRHCLMLGILLWLISSLALTTEPTMADDDIPSNFSRKYFPDDFIFGISTSAYQVEGEANKKDRGPSVWDIFTHESPDRILDGSNGDAADDFYNIFKADIKRMKQLGLDAFRFSISWSRIVPSGRVWEGVNEQGIEFYNKIINETIANGLEPFVTIFHWDTPQALEDKYGGFLSHNIVDEFRDYADFLFEKFGDRVKYWMTLNGPWTLIEFGYDKGVHAPGRCSPWVNDQCLSGNSSTEPYIVAHNLLLSHAAAVQVYREKYQKLQNGKIGISLFSYWYEPISDQATDKEAAKTALDFMFGLFMDPITYGRYPRIVQTLVGDRLPEFNDMEADLLRKSYDFIGLQYYSSYYTKANATVNPRYVSYKNDSGVIETAYDDDGQPIGPQAYSPWLYSYPKGIRNLLNYTKNTYNNPTIYITDNGIDDYNNQSQTLAEAVQDEFRIDYHKDHLWNVLGSIKEDNVTVKGYFAWSLLDNFEWNLGYTSRFGFYYVDHKNNMRRIPKNSLTWFCMFLEKILKECLVFPYSYI; encoded by the exons ATGATTGTGGGTATGGCCACTAGACATTGTCTTATGCTTGGGATTCTCCTCTGGCTCATAAGCTCGTTGGCTCTTACTACTGAGCCAACAATGGCAGATGATGATATCCCATCAAACTTTTCTCGCAAATATTTTCCAGATGACTTCATTTTCGGAATATCTACTTCTGCTTATCAG GTTGAAGGTGAAGCAAACAAGAAGGACAGAGGACCTAGTGTATGGGACATATTTACGCATGAGTCTCCAG ATAGGATTTTGGATGGCAGCAACGGAGATGCAGCAgatgatttttataatattttcaaa GCAGATATTAAAAGAATGAAGCAATTGGGTTTGGATGCTTTTAGATTCTCCATTTCATGGTCCAGAATAGTTCCTA GTGGAAGGGTTTGGGAAGGAGTGAATGAACAAGGAATTGAATTTTACAATAAGATTATAAATGAAACTATAGCAAATG GCCTAGAGCCTTTTGTAACCATTTTTCATTGGGATACTCCTCAAGCCCTAGAAGATAAGTATGGTGGCTTTTTGAGCCATAATATTGT ggatGAGTTTCGTGACTATGCGGATTTTCTCTTTGAAAAATTTGGTGATCGAGTAAAATATTGGATGACTTTAAATGGACCGTGGACTCTTATTGAATTCGGATATGATAAAGGCGTCCATGCCCCTGGTCGTTGTTCTCCTTGGGTGAACGATCAATGTCTTTCTGGAAACTCATCCACCGAACCATACATAGTTGCCCATAATCTACTTCTTTCTCATGCTGCAGCTGTACAAGTATATAGAGAAAAATACCAA AAATTACAAAATGGTAAGATTGGCATATCACTTTTTAGTTACTGGTATGAACCTATCTCTGATCAAGCAACGGATAAAGAAGCGGCCAAGACTGCTCTTGATTTCATGTTTGGATT GTTCATGGATCCTATAACCTATGGCCGATATCCAAGAATCGTTCAAACTTTAGTTGGAGATAGATTACCCGAATTTAATGATATGGAAGCCGACTTACTTAGAAAATCATATGATTTTATTGGATTACAATATTACTCTTCATATTATACAAAAGCAAATGCCACTGTTAATCCGCGTTATGTTAGTTACAAAAATGATAGTGGAGTTATTGAAACAG CTTATGATGACGATGGTCAACCAATTGGTCCACAG GCTTATTCTCCTTGGTTATATAGTTATCCAAAAGGTATTCGAAATCTTTTAAACTATACCAAGAACACCTACAATAATCCAACAATTTATATCACAGATAATG GGATTGATGACTATAATAACCAAAGTCAGACCTTGGCGGAAGCAGTTCAAGATGAATTCAGAATCGATTATCATAAAGACCATTTGTGGAATGTGCTTGGATCCATCAA GGAGGACAACGTTACTGTGAAAGGCTACTTTGCATGGTCGCTCTTAGATAATTTCGAATGGAATTTAGGCTATACTTCAAGATTTGGTTTCTATTACGTGGACCACAAAAATAACATGAGAAGAATTCCCAAGAATTCACTTACTTGGTTCTGCATGTTCCttgaaaaaattttgaaagaatgTCTAGTGTTTCCGTACTCATATATATAG